The following proteins come from a genomic window of Streptomyces sp. Sge12:
- a CDS encoding UBP-type zinc finger domain-containing protein has protein sequence MSECTHVAELPRPEPVPSHDTCSECLALGSHPVQLRMCLGCGHVACCDSSPHRHATAHHRETGHPVMRSFEPGETWRWCFVDGSIV, from the coding sequence ATGAGCGAGTGCACCCACGTTGCCGAACTGCCGCGTCCCGAACCGGTGCCCTCCCACGACACCTGCTCCGAGTGCCTGGCGCTCGGCAGCCACCCCGTGCAGCTGCGGATGTGCCTGGGGTGCGGGCACGTGGCCTGCTGTGATTCCTCGCCCCACCGGCACGCCACCGCGCACCACCGGGAGACCGGCCATCCGGTGATGCGGAGCTTCGAACCGGGCGAGACCTGGCGCTGGTGTTTTGTCGACGGTTCGATCGTCTGA
- a CDS encoding RrF2 family transcriptional regulator yields the protein MRLTRFTDLALRVLMRLAIEETDLPTTRDVAATMEVPYTHTAKVVARLQHLGLVEARRGRGGGLALTSAGRAAPVGSVVRELEGEGDVVDCEGTTPCPLRGACVLRGALRRAQEAFYAALDPLTVNDLVASPTGPLLLGISSRAPTGAGSSP from the coding sequence ATGCGGCTGACCCGATTCACCGACCTGGCACTGCGCGTCCTGATGCGCCTGGCCATCGAGGAAACGGACCTCCCCACCACCCGTGACGTGGCGGCGACCATGGAGGTCCCCTACACGCACACGGCCAAAGTGGTCGCCAGACTGCAGCACCTCGGCCTGGTCGAGGCGCGGCGCGGCCGCGGCGGCGGGCTCGCCCTGACCTCCGCCGGACGGGCCGCCCCGGTCGGCTCGGTGGTGCGCGAGCTGGAGGGCGAGGGGGACGTCGTGGACTGCGAAGGCACCACCCCCTGCCCGCTGCGCGGGGCCTGCGTCCTGCGCGGCGCCCTGCGCCGTGCCCAGGAGGCCTTCTACGCCGCGCTGGACCCGCTGACGGTGAACGACCTGGTGGCGTCCCCGACCGGGCCGCTCCTGCTGGGCATTTCGAGCAGGGCCCCGACCGGGGCGGGCAGCAGCCCCTGA
- a CDS encoding 1-aminocyclopropane-1-carboxylate deaminase/D-cysteine desulfhydrase, producing MTHPELLPRPPSALVEAADDRFERYGVRLLLKRDDLVHPQLPGNKWRKLAPNLRAALAGGHDQLLTFGGAYSNHLRATAAAGRLLGLRTVGVVRGDELAGRPLNDSLARCAADGMRLHFVSRSEYRRKAEPDRLARLVDAAGARGAYVVPEGGSNALALAGCAELGRELRGAADVVAVACGTGGTLAGLAAGLGPGQRALGVPVLAGGFLAAEIRSLQAAAFGGPAGDWTLAEDFHHGGYARVPAALEAFAADFASRHGLPVERIYVAKLLWALTELTASGAFPPGTTLAAVVTGRP from the coding sequence GTGACCCATCCCGAACTGCTGCCGCGCCCGCCGTCCGCGCTCGTCGAGGCGGCGGACGACAGGTTCGAACGGTACGGCGTGCGGCTGCTGCTGAAGCGCGACGACCTCGTGCATCCGCAGCTGCCCGGCAACAAGTGGCGCAAGCTCGCGCCCAATCTCCGGGCCGCCCTCGCGGGCGGCCACGATCAGCTGCTCACCTTCGGCGGGGCGTACTCGAACCACCTGCGCGCCACCGCCGCCGCCGGGCGGCTGCTCGGGCTGCGGACGGTCGGCGTCGTGCGCGGGGACGAGCTCGCCGGGCGGCCCCTGAACGACTCCCTCGCCCGGTGCGCCGCAGACGGTATGCGGCTGCACTTCGTCTCCCGGTCCGAGTACCGCCGCAAGGCCGAGCCGGACCGGCTGGCACGGCTGGTGGACGCGGCGGGCGCGCGCGGTGCGTACGTCGTCCCCGAGGGCGGCAGCAACGCGCTCGCCCTGGCCGGCTGCGCCGAGCTCGGCCGGGAACTGCGCGGCGCCGCCGATGTGGTGGCGGTGGCCTGCGGCACCGGCGGCACCCTGGCGGGCCTCGCGGCCGGGCTGGGCCCCGGGCAGCGGGCGCTCGGTGTTCCGGTCCTGGCGGGCGGCTTCCTGGCCGCGGAGATACGTTCCCTCCAGGCGGCCGCCTTCGGGGGTCCGGCCGGCGACTGGACCCTGGCCGAGGACTTCCACCACGGCGGCTACGCCCGGGTCCCGGCCGCGCTGGAGGCCTTCGCCGCCGACTTCGCCTCCCGCCACGGCCTGCCGGTCGAGCGGATCTACGTGGCCAAGCTGCTCTGGGCCCTGACCGAACTCACCGCCTCCGGCGCCTTCCCGCCCGGTACGACCCTCGCCGCCGTGGTCACGGGCCGGCCGTAG
- a CDS encoding GNAT family N-acetyltransferase produces the protein MALEIRQADQSDRDAVARLLDESFRTDPVSSWVFPDPEHRAAVHGKFLGVFVDVALEEGRIDYAVDGSAAALWLRIPAADPQGEPVEDEVPARMRAVADPDNERCELVGRLTGAVHPTAEEHEYLLMIAVAPGRQGEGLGTELMRPVLERCDREGVPAYLEASSERSKGLYERLGWEFTGEAVRLPEGPLMWPMWRKPRG, from the coding sequence GTGGCGCTGGAGATACGTCAGGCGGATCAGTCGGACCGGGACGCGGTGGCCCGGCTGCTCGACGAGTCCTTCCGCACCGACCCGGTGAGCAGCTGGGTCTTCCCGGACCCGGAGCACCGCGCCGCGGTGCACGGGAAGTTCCTCGGCGTCTTCGTGGACGTGGCGCTGGAGGAGGGGCGGATCGACTACGCCGTGGACGGTTCGGCGGCCGCGCTGTGGCTGCGGATCCCGGCCGCCGACCCGCAGGGGGAGCCGGTCGAGGACGAGGTCCCGGCGCGGATGCGGGCCGTCGCGGACCCGGACAACGAGCGCTGCGAGCTGGTCGGGCGCCTCACGGGCGCGGTGCACCCCACCGCCGAGGAGCACGAGTACCTGTTGATGATCGCGGTCGCGCCCGGCCGGCAGGGCGAGGGGCTCGGTACGGAGCTGATGCGTCCGGTGCTGGAGCGGTGCGACCGCGAGGGGGTGCCGGCGTACCTGGAGGCGAGCAGTGAGCGCAGCAAGGGGCTGTACGAGCGGCTCGGCTGGGAGTTCACGGGGGAGGCGGTGCGGCTCCCCGAAGGGCCGCTGATGTGGCCGATGTGGCGCAAGCCGCGCGGCTGA
- a CDS encoding dihydrofolate reductase family protein — MRKLTYFIATSVDGFIGAPDGDGDFFYSHLDAEFVGYLAAEYPETISAQGRVHLGIADAAPKRFDAVIMGRRTYEPGLAQGMTSPYGHLPEQYVVSRSLTAPPDPQVRLIGGDLAAEVRALKARDGLGIWLCGGADLATQLIDEIDEIIVKTYPVFAGTGMPMSHAGFGVRPLELTGVRTFGGGQVVSTYAVRRS; from the coding sequence TTGCGCAAGCTCACGTACTTCATCGCCACCTCCGTCGACGGGTTCATCGGTGCCCCGGACGGCGACGGCGATTTCTTCTACAGCCACCTCGACGCGGAGTTCGTCGGGTACCTGGCGGCCGAATACCCCGAGACCATCTCGGCCCAGGGACGCGTCCACCTCGGGATCGCCGACGCCGCCCCCAAGCGCTTCGACGCGGTGATCATGGGACGGCGCACCTACGAGCCGGGCCTCGCCCAGGGCATGACCAGCCCCTACGGCCACCTGCCCGAGCAGTACGTCGTCTCCCGCTCCCTCACCGCGCCGCCCGACCCGCAGGTCCGGCTGATCGGCGGCGACCTTGCCGCCGAGGTCCGCGCCCTCAAGGCCCGGGACGGCCTCGGCATCTGGCTCTGCGGCGGTGCCGACCTCGCCACCCAGCTGATCGACGAGATCGACGAGATCATCGTCAAGACCTACCCGGTCTTCGCGGGCACCGGCATGCCGATGTCGCACGCCGGCTTCGGAGTGCGCCCCCTGGAACTGACCGGGGTCAGGACCTTCGGCGGCGGCCAGGTCGTCAGCACGTACGCCGTCCGCCGGAGCTGA
- a CDS encoding family 2B encapsulin nanocompartment shell protein — translation MSVQAGSESEAQTPQRSLGTTAARNLATTTKSAPQMQEITSRWLLKMLPWVSVQGGTYRVNRRLSYSVGNGVVEFIKTGTQVQVIPAELGELPLLRDYEDLDVLGELAQRCRQIDFEAGQELTSFGSPADEVFLLAHGRIDQIGPGPYGEDAVLRTVADGAYFGDDSLVDEESIWEYTARAATSGTALTLSRQDFQLLADRVESLRAHVEGVRSRPDRQTNKYGEAAIELSAGHEGEAVLPGTFVDYEARPREYELSIAQTVLRVHSRVADLYNHPMNQTEQQLRLTVEALRERQEHEMLNNRNFGLLHNADYDQRIQPHDGAPSPDDMDQLLSMRRGSKLFLAHPKAIAAFGRECNKRGIYPESVDVGGNRVPAWRGVPIFPSNKIPISDARTTSILCMRTGEDEQGVIGLHQPGIPDEIEPSLSVRFMGISEQAIISYLVTAYFSAAVLVPDALGVLENVEIGRWR, via the coding sequence ATGTCGGTCCAGGCAGGTTCCGAGTCCGAGGCCCAGACACCGCAGCGCAGTCTCGGGACCACGGCCGCACGGAACTTGGCAACCACGACCAAGTCCGCGCCGCAGATGCAGGAGATCACCTCGCGGTGGCTCCTGAAGATGCTCCCGTGGGTGTCGGTGCAGGGCGGCACGTACCGCGTCAACCGCAGGCTGAGCTACTCGGTCGGCAACGGCGTCGTGGAGTTCATCAAGACCGGCACCCAGGTCCAGGTGATCCCGGCCGAGCTCGGTGAGCTCCCGCTGCTGCGCGACTACGAGGACCTCGACGTCCTCGGCGAACTCGCCCAGCGCTGCCGGCAGATCGACTTCGAGGCCGGACAGGAGCTCACCTCCTTCGGCAGCCCCGCCGACGAGGTCTTCCTGCTCGCCCACGGCCGCATCGACCAGATCGGCCCCGGCCCCTACGGCGAGGACGCCGTCCTGCGGACCGTCGCCGACGGCGCGTACTTCGGCGACGACTCCCTCGTCGATGAAGAATCGATTTGGGAGTACACCGCCCGCGCCGCCACCTCCGGCACCGCCCTCACCCTGTCCCGGCAGGACTTCCAGCTCCTCGCCGACCGGGTCGAATCGCTGCGCGCGCACGTGGAGGGCGTACGGAGCCGGCCCGACCGGCAGACCAACAAGTACGGCGAGGCCGCGATCGAGCTCTCCGCCGGCCACGAGGGCGAGGCCGTCCTCCCCGGCACCTTCGTCGACTACGAGGCCCGGCCGCGCGAGTACGAGCTCTCCATTGCACAAACGGTCCTGCGGGTCCACAGCCGCGTCGCCGACCTCTACAACCACCCGATGAACCAGACCGAGCAGCAGTTGCGGCTCACGGTCGAGGCGCTGCGCGAGCGCCAGGAGCACGAGATGCTCAACAATCGCAACTTCGGCCTGCTCCACAACGCCGACTACGACCAGCGCATCCAGCCGCACGACGGCGCACCCAGCCCCGACGACATGGACCAGCTGCTCAGCATGCGGCGCGGCTCCAAGCTGTTCCTGGCGCACCCCAAGGCGATCGCCGCCTTCGGCCGTGAGTGCAACAAGCGCGGGATCTACCCCGAGTCGGTGGACGTCGGCGGCAACCGGGTGCCGGCCTGGCGCGGGGTGCCGATCTTCCCGAGCAACAAGATCCCGATCAGCGATGCCCGCACCACGTCCATCCTGTGCATGCGCACCGGCGAGGACGAGCAGGGCGTGATCGGGCTCCACCAGCCGGGCATCCCGGACGAGATCGAGCCGAGCCTGTCGGTCCGTTTCATGGGCATCAGCGAGCAGGCGATCATCTCGTACCTGGTCACCGCCTACTTCTCGGCCGCGGTGCTGGTGCCGGACGCGCTCGGCGTGCTGGAGAACGTCGAGATCGGCCGCTGGCGCTGA
- a CDS encoding Na+/H+ antiporter has protein sequence MEVLPLVALIAGSAAVAGLARRTPVPAPLLLVVFGLLAGYVPGVPAYTLDPHIVLPLLLPPLLYTAAVDSSYLDLRANIRPIAMLSVGYVLFATLAVGYAAYLLVPGLTMPVALVLGAVIAPPDAVAATAIARKLRLPNRITTILQGESLVNDATAITAYKVALAAAVGVSAGWAGGIAEFLLASVGGIGVGLLLMVPIHQLRTRLKEPLLQNTLSLLIPFVAYAAAERVHASGVLAVVVVALYLGHRNWQVDFATRLQEEAVWRVVAFVLESVVFALIGLQLPVVLGGLGEYDGMHAATYAVAVFLAVVVARFLWVFPATFVPRWLSERIRARESDTDWKAPVIVGWAGMRGVVSLAIAFSVPMSVPHRNLILFLTFTTVIGTLVVQGLTLPPLIRALNLPPKDVQAETLAEAQAQSEASRAAEERLAELLEEPESSTLPPPLADRLRTVLERRRNAVWERLGEVNPETGESADDIYRRLAREMIAAEREVFVTLRDQRRIDDEMLRALLRRLDLEEAAAYREEG, from the coding sequence ATGGAGGTATTGCCGCTGGTGGCGCTGATCGCCGGCAGCGCGGCCGTCGCCGGACTGGCCCGTCGGACCCCGGTGCCCGCGCCGCTGCTGCTGGTCGTCTTCGGCCTGCTGGCCGGGTACGTGCCCGGGGTGCCGGCGTACACGCTCGACCCGCACATCGTGCTGCCGCTGCTGCTCCCGCCGCTGCTGTACACGGCCGCCGTGGACAGCTCGTACCTGGACCTGCGCGCGAACATCCGGCCCATTGCGATGCTCTCGGTGGGCTACGTGCTCTTCGCGACGCTCGCCGTCGGATACGCGGCGTACCTGCTGGTGCCGGGGCTGACCATGCCGGTGGCGCTGGTGCTGGGCGCGGTGATCGCCCCGCCGGACGCCGTCGCGGCCACCGCGATCGCCCGCAAGCTGCGGCTGCCGAACCGCATCACGACCATCCTGCAGGGCGAGTCCCTGGTCAACGACGCCACCGCGATCACCGCGTACAAGGTGGCGCTGGCCGCGGCCGTCGGGGTGAGCGCCGGCTGGGCGGGCGGCATCGCGGAGTTCCTGCTGGCCTCGGTCGGCGGTATCGGCGTCGGCCTGCTGCTGATGGTCCCCATCCACCAGCTGCGCACGCGGCTGAAGGAGCCGCTGCTCCAGAACACCCTCTCGCTGCTGATCCCCTTCGTGGCGTACGCGGCCGCGGAGCGGGTGCACGCCTCCGGGGTGCTGGCCGTGGTCGTCGTCGCGCTGTACCTCGGCCACCGCAACTGGCAGGTCGACTTCGCCACCCGCCTCCAGGAGGAGGCGGTGTGGAGGGTGGTCGCCTTCGTGCTGGAGTCGGTGGTCTTCGCGCTGATCGGGCTCCAGCTGCCGGTGGTCCTGGGCGGGCTCGGGGAGTACGACGGCATGCACGCGGCCACGTACGCGGTCGCCGTGTTCCTCGCGGTGGTGGTGGCCCGGTTCCTGTGGGTGTTCCCGGCGACCTTCGTGCCGCGCTGGCTGTCGGAGCGGATCCGGGCGCGGGAGAGCGACACCGACTGGAAGGCTCCGGTGATCGTGGGATGGGCCGGGATGCGCGGCGTGGTCTCGCTGGCCATCGCCTTCTCCGTGCCCATGTCGGTGCCGCACCGGAACCTGATCCTCTTCCTGACCTTCACCACGGTCATCGGGACGCTGGTGGTGCAGGGGCTGACGCTGCCGCCGCTGATCCGGGCGCTGAACCTGCCGCCGAAGGACGTGCAGGCCGAGACCCTGGCCGAGGCGCAGGCGCAGAGCGAGGCCTCGCGGGCGGCGGAGGAACGGCTGGCGGAGCTGCTGGAGGAACCGGAGAGCAGCACGCTGCCGCCGCCGCTGGCGGACCGGCTGCGCACGGTGCTGGAGCGGCGGCGCAATGCGGTGTGGGAGCGGCTGGGCGAGGTCAACCCGGAGACGGGGGAGTCGGCGGACGACATCTACCGGCGCCTCGCCCGGGAGATGATCGCCGCCGAGCGGGAGGTCTTCGTGACGCTGCGGGACCAGCGCCGGATCGACGACGAGATGCTGCGGGCGCTGCTGCGCCGGCTGGACCTGGAGGAGGCCGCGGCCTACCGCGAGGAGGGCTGA
- a CDS encoding peptidoglycan recognition protein family protein codes for MAAPMSADRFINALRNEGLTVVEVGAWRTHNRNHKGPWGPVHGVMIHHTVTRGTAHTVELCREGHSALPGPLCHGVIAKDGRVHLVGYGRANHAGAGDSDVLAAVIAEKRLPPDNETDTDGNRHFYGFECENLGDGEDPWPAVQLDAIARAAAALCRVHHWTARSVIGHREWQPGKVDPRGFTMDAMRARIGERLK; via the coding sequence ATGGCCGCACCCATGTCCGCGGACCGCTTCATCAACGCACTGCGGAACGAGGGTCTGACCGTCGTCGAAGTCGGCGCCTGGCGGACCCACAACCGCAACCACAAGGGCCCCTGGGGGCCGGTTCACGGGGTGATGATCCACCACACCGTCACCCGCGGCACCGCCCACACCGTCGAGCTCTGCCGCGAGGGCCACAGCGCCCTCCCCGGCCCCCTGTGCCACGGCGTGATCGCCAAGGACGGCCGCGTCCACCTGGTCGGCTACGGCCGCGCCAACCACGCGGGCGCCGGTGACTCCGACGTCCTCGCGGCGGTCATCGCGGAGAAGCGGCTCCCGCCGGACAACGAGACGGACACCGACGGCAACCGCCACTTCTACGGCTTCGAGTGCGAGAACCTCGGCGACGGCGAGGACCCCTGGCCCGCCGTCCAGCTCGACGCCATCGCCCGCGCCGCGGCGGCCCTGTGCCGGGTCCACCACTGGACGGCCCGCTCGGTGATCGGCCACCGCGAATGGCAGCCGGGCAAGGTCGACCCCAGGGGCTTCACGATGGACGCCATGCGCGCCCGCATCGGCGAGCGCCTGAAGTAG
- a CDS encoding family 2 encapsulin nanocompartment cargo protein polyprenyl transferase — protein MTAVNAIATGEGQDAAALLDRTRQAVDPQLRRTLESLPGSMRRVAMYHFGWEHEDGSPAAGGAGKAIRPALVLAAAQALRGPDAGPADEAVKAAAAVELAHNFTLLHDDIIDKDVRRRGRATAWTVFGTPDAIITGDAMMALALRLLAEDPHPAAAAASARLAACIIELCAGQQADCAFEQRPEVSLDECLAMATAKTGALLGCACALGALYAGAGLEEVDAMDAFGREAGLAFQLIDDLIGIWGDPGHTGKPAGADLIARKKSLPVVAALTSGTAAGKELAALYAGPMTGDDVRRAADAVDRAGGRDWAQAEAADRMGRAVQQLSRAVPDLGAAGGLLALAEFVTRRTR, from the coding sequence CTGACCGCCGTGAACGCCATCGCGACCGGTGAGGGCCAGGACGCCGCAGCCCTCCTGGACCGGACGAGACAAGCGGTCGACCCGCAGCTGCGCCGTACCCTCGAGAGCCTGCCGGGCTCGATGCGGCGGGTGGCGATGTACCACTTCGGCTGGGAGCACGAGGACGGCAGCCCGGCCGCGGGCGGCGCGGGGAAGGCCATCCGGCCGGCCCTGGTGCTGGCCGCGGCGCAGGCCCTGCGCGGTCCGGATGCCGGGCCGGCCGACGAGGCCGTGAAGGCGGCGGCCGCCGTGGAGCTGGCGCACAACTTCACGCTGCTGCACGACGACATCATCGACAAGGACGTCCGGCGGCGCGGCCGGGCCACGGCCTGGACCGTCTTCGGGACGCCGGACGCCATCATCACGGGCGACGCGATGATGGCGCTCGCGCTGCGGCTGCTCGCGGAGGATCCGCATCCGGCCGCGGCGGCGGCCTCGGCCCGGCTCGCGGCCTGCATCATCGAGCTGTGCGCGGGCCAGCAGGCGGACTGCGCCTTCGAGCAGCGCCCGGAGGTCTCGCTCGACGAGTGCCTGGCCATGGCCACCGCCAAGACCGGGGCGCTCCTGGGCTGCGCGTGCGCGCTGGGAGCCTTGTACGCGGGGGCCGGGCTCGAGGAGGTCGACGCCATGGACGCGTTCGGGCGGGAGGCCGGACTGGCCTTCCAGCTGATCGATGACCTGATCGGCATCTGGGGGGACCCGGGGCACACCGGCAAGCCGGCCGGGGCCGACCTGATCGCCCGCAAGAAGTCCCTCCCGGTCGTGGCCGCCCTCACCTCGGGCACCGCGGCGGGCAAGGAGCTGGCCGCGCTGTACGCCGGCCCCATGACCGGGGACGACGTACGCAGGGCGGCCGACGCGGTGGACCGGGCCGGCGGGCGGGACTGGGCGCAGGCCGAGGCCGCGGACCGGATGGGGCGGGCGGTCCAGCAGCTGTCCCGGGCCGTGCCGGACCTGGGGGCGGCGGGCGGGCTGCTGGCACTGGCGGAGTTCGTGACGCGCCGCACGAGGTGA
- a CDS encoding globin domain-containing protein, whose amino-acid sequence MLSETSSATVRATLPAVGAAIGEIAELFYTKLFAAHPALIRDLFNRGNQNAGLQKQALAGSVAAFATHLLAHPDTRPDVMLNRIAHKHASLGVTREQYAVVHRHLFEAIAEVLGEAVTPEVARAWDEVYWLMANALIALEERLYAEQQVVAGDVWRKWTVTERVAETADCTTFRIAPADGAPAPAHRPGQYVSVQVELPDGARQIRQYSLITSPGSTIRAITVKRVHGPAAAGPDGEVSHHLHARVRTGDTLRVSAPYGDLVLADSAAPVLLASAGIGCTPMLSMLEHLADTGHTAPVTVLHADRSPADHPLRGDHRALTHKLADASARFWYEEAAEPGDGQGRMDLSAVALAPGTRAYLCGPLPFMRAVREQLIAKGLPAADIHYEVFGPDLWLASV is encoded by the coding sequence ATGCTGTCCGAGACGTCGAGCGCCACCGTACGAGCCACCCTGCCCGCCGTCGGAGCGGCCATCGGCGAGATAGCCGAGCTCTTCTACACCAAGCTCTTCGCGGCCCACCCGGCACTGATCCGCGACCTCTTCAACCGGGGGAACCAGAACGCCGGCCTCCAGAAGCAGGCCCTCGCCGGCTCCGTCGCCGCCTTCGCGACCCACCTCCTCGCCCACCCGGACACGCGGCCCGACGTGATGCTGAACCGCATCGCCCACAAGCACGCCAGCCTCGGTGTGACCCGCGAGCAGTACGCGGTCGTCCACCGGCACCTGTTCGAGGCGATCGCCGAGGTCCTCGGCGAGGCCGTCACCCCCGAGGTAGCCCGGGCCTGGGACGAGGTCTACTGGCTGATGGCGAACGCCCTGATCGCCCTGGAGGAGCGTCTCTACGCCGAGCAGCAGGTCGTCGCCGGTGACGTGTGGCGCAAGTGGACCGTCACCGAGCGGGTGGCGGAGACGGCGGACTGCACCACCTTCCGGATCGCTCCCGCGGACGGCGCCCCGGCCCCCGCCCACCGGCCCGGCCAGTACGTCTCGGTCCAGGTCGAACTGCCGGACGGCGCCCGCCAGATCCGCCAGTACAGCCTCATCACCTCCCCCGGCTCCACGATCCGGGCGATCACCGTCAAGCGGGTCCACGGCCCGGCCGCCGCGGGCCCGGACGGCGAGGTCTCCCACCACCTGCACGCCCGGGTCCGTACCGGCGACACCCTGCGGGTCTCGGCCCCCTACGGCGACCTGGTCCTGGCCGACTCGGCCGCCCCGGTCCTGCTCGCCTCGGCCGGCATCGGCTGCACCCCGATGCTGTCGATGCTGGAGCACCTGGCCGACACCGGGCACACCGCCCCGGTGACCGTGCTGCACGCGGACCGCTCCCCCGCCGACCACCCGCTGCGGGGCGACCACCGGGCGCTGACGCACAAGCTGGCCGACGCCTCGGCCCGGTTCTGGTACGAGGAGGCGGCGGAGCCGGGCGACGGCCAGGGCCGCATGGACCTCTCGGCCGTCGCCCTGGCGCCGGGCACCCGGGCCTACCTGTGCGGACCGCTCCCCTTCATGCGGGCCGTGCGCGAGCAGCTGATCGCCAAGGGGCTGCCGGCCGCCGACATCCACTACGAGGTCTTCGGCCCGGACCTGTGGCTCGCATCGGTCTGA
- the snpA gene encoding snapalysin, with protein MRHSRKAMLATTVGLGLAAALGVAPTATAAPAPVGSAVSYAAYDRSPENEAANRAFFEAVQRSVAEQRAANPGVLAVTVTYNTRSAPSFRTQIARSTQIWNSSVSNVKLQEVSSGGNFSYREGNDSRGSYASTDGHGRGYIFLDYRQNQQYNSTRVTAHETGHVLGLPDHYSGPCSELMSGGGPGTSCQNANPNSAERARVNQLWANGFASGLGAKDLGAKG; from the coding sequence ATGCGCCACTCCCGTAAGGCCATGCTGGCCACGACCGTCGGCCTCGGCCTCGCAGCCGCCCTTGGTGTCGCCCCCACCGCCACCGCCGCGCCCGCCCCCGTCGGCAGCGCCGTGAGCTACGCCGCGTACGACCGCTCGCCGGAGAACGAGGCCGCCAACCGCGCCTTCTTCGAGGCCGTGCAGCGTTCGGTCGCCGAGCAGCGCGCCGCCAACCCCGGCGTCCTGGCCGTGACCGTCACGTACAACACCCGCAGCGCCCCGAGCTTCCGCACCCAGATAGCCCGCTCCACGCAGATCTGGAACAGCTCGGTGTCCAACGTGAAGCTGCAGGAGGTGTCCTCGGGCGGGAACTTCTCCTACCGCGAGGGCAATGACTCACGCGGCTCGTACGCGAGCACGGACGGGCACGGCCGGGGCTACATCTTCCTCGACTACCGGCAGAACCAGCAGTACAACTCCACCCGGGTGACCGCGCACGAGACCGGCCACGTGCTGGGCCTGCCGGACCACTACTCGGGCCCGTGCAGCGAGCTGATGTCGGGCGGCGGCCCGGGCACCTCGTGCCAGAACGCCAACCCGAACTCCGCCGAGCGGGCGCGGGTCAACCAGCTCTGGGCCAACGGCTTCGCCTCGGGCCTGGGCGCGAAGGATCTCGGCGCCAAGGGCTGA